The following are encoded together in the Leptidea sinapis chromosome 29, ilLepSina1.1, whole genome shotgun sequence genome:
- the LOC126973402 gene encoding uncharacterized protein LOC126973402 has product MINVRRICVAYILYKRRNKKTRVHVDPFLENRLLAGAFVTHFGKLQNSERKFKNYFRMSIRSFDELLCKIENKLQKSSLRRITIQPIERLAITLRYLATGNTFTDLHYSYVIGIATISEIVRQVCYIIWIELKSECIPQLNGIKWKEIAEGFLTYTNFPNCLGAIDGKHIRVIRPPHSGSLYFNYKKYYSVVLLAMCDADYNFTYINVGTSGSNADSTIFRRSHLYTKLESNTLGIPDPQELPIICPEVAYPSSVRAKLPFVIVGDEAFGLSSHVMRPYARDNLPYKKKIFNYRLSRARRYIECTFGIMSNKFRIFHRSMTVKLDLAQLIVKTACVLHNFIRKRDGYMVSHTFVTNGFTGPLPRQQTESSNTSASNIRDIFADYFINEGKVSWQHRYIIN; this is encoded by the exons atgatcaatGTCAGAAGAATATGTGTCGCTTACATACTTTACAAACGACGAAACAAGAAGACAAGAGTACATGTTGATCCCTTTCTTGAAAATAGGCTTCTTGCTGGGGCGTTTGTTACACATTTTGGAAAACTACAAAATAGTGaacgtaaatttaaaaattactttcgaATGTCCATTCGTTCTTTTGATGAACTGTTGTGTAAAATTGAGAATAAGCTACAAAAAAGCAGTTTACGAAGGATTACAATACAACCGATTGAGAGGCTCGCTATTACATTAag ATATTTGGCAACTGGTAATACATTCACTGATCTACACTATTCCTACGTGATTGGAATTGCAACAATTAGCGAAATAGTAAGACAAGTTTGTTACATAATATGGATTGAACTAAAGTCTGAATGTATTCCACAGCTTAATGGGATCAAATGGAAAGAAATCGCAGAGGGATTTCTCACATATACAAATTTTCCTAATTGCTTGGGTGCTATTGATGGAAAACATATAAGAGTGATTCGACCGCCGCACAGTGGAtcactatattttaattataagaaatattattctgTAGTGCTCCTCGCAATGtgtgatgctgattataattttacatatattaatGTCGGTACCAGTGGAAGTAACGCCGATTCAACCATCTTTAGAAGGAGTCATTTGTATACGAAACTGGAAAGTAACACGTTGGGTATCCCTGACCCGCAAGAGTTGCCTATTATTTGCCCCGAAGTAGCTTATCCATCTAGTGTAAGAGCAAAGTTGCCGTTCGTGATAGTGGGAGACGAGGCATTTGGTTTATCATCACATGTGATGCGGCCTTATGCTCGTGATAATTTACcttacaaaaagaaaatatttaattaccgtCTGTCCAGAGCTAGAAGGTACATAGAATGCACTTTTGGAATTATGTCaaataaatttagaatatttCACAGATCCATGACTGTCAAGTTAGATCTAGCACAATTAATAGTCAAGACGGCATGTGTACTTCACAATTTCATAAGGAAACGGGATGGATACATGGTCAGCCATACATTTGTCACAAATGGTTTTACGGGACCACTACCCAGGCAGCAGACTGAAAGTAGTAATACGTCGGCAAGTAATATCAGAGATATATTTGCAGATTACTTTATCAATGAAGGAAAAGTCTCCTGGCAACAccgatatataattaattaa